Proteins encoded within one genomic window of Streptomyces sp. NBC_01314:
- a CDS encoding NUDIX hydrolase: MSVAGVIVDDQGRALLIKRRDNGKWEPPGGVLEREETLPEALQREVLEETGIKIALPATLTGVYKNMTGLIVSLVFRCEAADGTPTTGDETRALRWATREEVTELADEAYAIRVLDALDAASPPAIRAHDGVKLI, encoded by the coding sequence GTGAGCGTCGCCGGAGTCATCGTCGACGACCAGGGCCGGGCCCTCTTGATCAAACGTCGTGACAACGGCAAGTGGGAACCCCCGGGCGGAGTCCTCGAACGCGAGGAAACCCTCCCCGAAGCCCTCCAGCGCGAAGTCCTCGAAGAGACCGGCATCAAGATCGCACTTCCCGCGACCCTGACCGGCGTCTACAAGAACATGACGGGTTTGATCGTCTCGCTGGTCTTCCGCTGCGAGGCGGCCGACGGCACGCCGACCACCGGCGACGAGACCCGCGCACTGCGCTGGGCCACCCGTGAAGAAGTCACCGAGCTTGCCGACGAGGCATACGCGATCCGCGTCCTGGACGCACTCGACGCGGCATCCCCGCCGGCCATCCGCGCCCACGACGGCGTGAAACTCATCTAG
- a CDS encoding GntR family transcriptional regulator — protein MPSLPSGFLGDLDPTSDRAVFRQIADQLREAIDRGRFKEGEKLPSEAELVDHYGVSRMTVRNSFSVLQGEGLVHAEHGKGVFVRPRPPVRRLASDRFARRHREQGKAAFIVEANAAGSHPQVDSLEVKEEKASQDVSTRLGSVRRVLARRRRYLLDGRPVEFATSYLPLDIARGTPIAEPNPGPGGIYARLEELGHRLDHFEEEIRARMPSPAEVKTLRLASGVPVIHLIRTAFDAEGRAVEVCDTVMAADAYVLSYQLPAT, from the coding sequence GTGCCGTCTCTTCCTTCCGGCTTCCTCGGTGATCTCGACCCCACGAGTGATCGTGCGGTCTTTCGGCAGATCGCCGACCAGTTGCGCGAGGCCATCGACCGTGGGCGGTTCAAGGAGGGTGAAAAACTGCCCTCGGAAGCTGAGCTTGTTGACCACTACGGGGTATCCCGGATGACGGTCCGCAACTCCTTCTCCGTCCTCCAGGGCGAAGGGCTCGTGCACGCCGAGCACGGCAAGGGCGTCTTCGTCCGGCCCCGGCCGCCCGTGCGGCGACTCGCCTCCGACCGGTTCGCACGGCGCCACCGGGAACAGGGCAAGGCGGCCTTCATCGTCGAAGCCAACGCGGCCGGCAGTCACCCTCAGGTCGACAGCCTTGAGGTGAAGGAAGAAAAGGCCAGTCAGGACGTCTCGACACGGCTCGGGTCCGTGCGGCGGGTGCTGGCTCGGCGCCGGCGGTATCTGCTCGACGGTCGTCCGGTCGAGTTCGCCACCTCGTATCTGCCGCTCGACATCGCGCGCGGTACGCCGATCGCCGAGCCGAACCCTGGGCCCGGCGGGATCTACGCCCGTCTCGAAGAGCTGGGCCACCGGCTCGACCACTTCGAGGAGGAGATTCGCGCCCGGATGCCCTCGCCTGCTGAGGTCAAGACGCTGCGGCTGGCCTCCGGTGTGCCAGTGATCCACCTGATCCGTACCGCCTTCGACGCCGAAGGGCGGGCCGTGGAGGTCTGCGACACGGTCATGGCGGCGGATGCGTACGTGCTGTCGTATCAGCTTCCGGCGACGTGA